The proteins below come from a single Haladaptatus paucihalophilus DX253 genomic window:
- a CDS encoding FecCD family ABC transporter permease, producing MMENSETTVEERFDGSLAALVLACITVVVISALVQVSFGAYSTTLTQAWNAVFDPKVITNPDVLGALLLGSEIPKNVTLDNTTTVIWSLRLPRVFVGIFVGANLAVSGAIFQAVTRNELASPYILGVSHGAGLAVLLTLVVFSGLSVFLPVFAALGGIAAFIVVYAIAWKGGTSPVRLVLAGVIVGTICSSLQRGLFFFAQDIGVVQTALSWTTGSLTGTGWEQVRIILVPTLVILPLSLLASRQLNVLLLGERTARSLGMSVERVRFALSTLAILAASAAISVAGIVGFVGLIVPHVVRNVVGSDYRKLIVGSLFAGPALVVVADVGARLALNPIQVPVGIVTGLLGGPYFLYLMRKRHKVGEL from the coding sequence ATGATGGAGAACAGTGAAACGACGGTTGAAGAGCGGTTCGACGGGTCGCTGGCGGCGCTCGTCCTCGCTTGTATCACTGTCGTCGTGATTTCGGCGCTCGTGCAGGTCAGCTTCGGAGCGTACTCGACGACGCTCACGCAGGCGTGGAACGCCGTATTCGACCCGAAGGTCATCACGAACCCGGACGTGCTCGGGGCCCTTCTGCTCGGCTCCGAGATACCGAAGAACGTGACGCTCGACAACACCACGACGGTCATCTGGAGCCTCCGCCTGCCGCGCGTGTTCGTCGGCATCTTCGTCGGCGCGAACCTCGCCGTCTCGGGCGCGATATTTCAGGCCGTCACGCGCAACGAACTGGCGAGTCCCTACATCCTCGGCGTCAGCCACGGGGCCGGATTGGCGGTGCTCCTCACCCTCGTCGTCTTCAGCGGCCTGTCGGTCTTCCTTCCCGTCTTCGCCGCTCTCGGCGGTATCGCGGCGTTCATCGTCGTCTACGCCATCGCGTGGAAGGGCGGGACGAGTCCCGTCCGCCTCGTTCTCGCCGGGGTCATCGTCGGCACCATCTGCTCCTCGCTCCAGCGCGGCCTCTTCTTCTTCGCGCAGGACATCGGCGTGGTGCAGACGGCCCTCTCGTGGACCACGGGGTCGCTCACCGGCACCGGGTGGGAGCAGGTTCGAATCATCCTCGTTCCGACGCTGGTGATACTTCCCCTTTCGCTGCTGGCCTCCCGCCAACTGAACGTCCTCCTGCTCGGCGAACGAACCGCCCGCTCGCTGGGGATGTCCGTCGAACGCGTCCGGTTCGCGCTCTCGACGCTGGCGATTCTCGCCGCCAGCGCCGCGATTTCCGTCGCCGGAATCGTCGGCTTCGTCGGCCTCATCGTCCCGCACGTCGTCCGGAACGTCGTCGGGAGCGACTATCGAAAGCTCATCGTCGGGAGCCTGTTCGCCGGACCGGCGCTGGTCGTCGTCGCGGACGTGGGCGCCCGACTCGCGCTCAACCCGATACAGGTACCGGTCGGAATCGTCACCGGACTGCTCGGCGGGCCGTACTTCCTCTATCTCATGCGGAAGCGCCATAAGGTGGGTGAACTCTGA
- a CDS encoding NAD(P)/FAD-dependent oxidoreductase has protein sequence MPRDVAIVGGGASGLSAAVFVARYGLDTVVLDGGVSAIRQCVHLENFLGFPGGISPDTFLELGREQATLEGCTVRDSMVLDVERTDDGFRIDAQGEEEPVEATRVIAASLYDDNYLSDFEDELTDVDRDGRTPVEGLYMTGCLGDESEHQAIVNAGDGARTALSLIRDVRREDEELWDGIADHYYDWTVQPGRYSGPKWEESMDSLVAESAPEDATDAELADLKERLKREYRSLELDEEERAARAERGRELLRTHLLEEKSR, from the coding sequence ATGCCGCGGGACGTAGCCATCGTCGGCGGCGGCGCGTCCGGCCTCTCGGCGGCCGTGTTCGTCGCCCGGTACGGTCTCGATACGGTCGTCCTCGACGGCGGCGTCTCGGCGATTCGTCAGTGCGTGCATCTGGAGAATTTCCTCGGCTTCCCCGGCGGAATTTCTCCCGACACCTTCCTCGAACTGGGCCGCGAGCAGGCGACGTTGGAGGGGTGCACGGTGCGCGACTCGATGGTCCTCGACGTCGAGCGAACCGACGACGGGTTCCGAATCGACGCGCAAGGCGAGGAGGAACCGGTGGAAGCGACCCGGGTTATCGCCGCCTCGCTGTACGACGACAACTATCTGTCCGACTTCGAGGACGAACTGACCGACGTGGACCGGGACGGACGAACGCCGGTCGAAGGGCTGTACATGACTGGCTGTCTGGGTGACGAGTCGGAACATCAAGCCATCGTCAACGCGGGCGACGGGGCGCGAACCGCGCTGTCACTCATCCGCGACGTTCGCCGCGAGGACGAGGAACTGTGGGATGGAATCGCGGACCACTACTACGACTGGACGGTCCAACCCGGCCGCTACAGCGGCCCGAAGTGGGAAGAGAGCATGGACTCGCTCGTGGCGGAGAGCGCACCCGAGGACGCGACCGACGCGGAGTTGGCCGACCTGAAAGAGCGGCTCAAGCGGGAGTACCGGTCGCTCGAACTGGACGAAGAGGAGCGGGCGGCGCGCGCCGAGCGGGGCCGCGAACTGCTTCGAACGCACCTGCTGGAGGAAAAATCACGATGA
- a CDS encoding ABC transporter ATP-binding protein: MNEQTDAGMKEKANDEPNPEASELFGEELEIGYPNSGIIVECDSIVLPEGEITALVGPNGSGKSTLLKALSRELEPESGAVQLDGEDIQSLGTKALARKLGLLSQQNEAPSGLTVEELAYHGRYPHRGFFESKTMKDHEAVETALERAGVTHLRDEAMNSLSGGQRQLAWIAMVLAQETDVLLLDEPTTYLDLRHQLRVLEVVQTLARDEDLTIGIVLHDISQAARYADNLVALRDGEPYDWGPPDEVVTEELLADVFGVEATVGLGPDGPIVNPQQPL, translated from the coding sequence ATGAACGAGCAAACGGACGCTGGAATGAAAGAAAAAGCGAACGACGAACCGAACCCCGAAGCCAGCGAGCTGTTCGGCGAGGAACTCGAAATCGGCTACCCGAACTCGGGAATCATCGTCGAGTGTGACTCCATCGTCCTCCCGGAGGGCGAAATTACCGCGCTCGTCGGACCGAACGGGAGCGGGAAGAGCACGCTGCTCAAGGCGCTCTCGCGGGAACTCGAACCCGAGAGCGGCGCGGTCCAACTCGACGGCGAGGACATCCAGTCGTTGGGAACGAAGGCGTTGGCGCGGAAACTCGGTCTCCTCTCACAGCAGAACGAAGCCCCCAGCGGGTTGACCGTCGAGGAACTCGCGTACCACGGACGCTATCCGCACCGGGGGTTCTTCGAGTCGAAGACGATGAAAGACCACGAAGCGGTCGAAACAGCCCTCGAACGCGCCGGGGTCACCCACCTCCGGGACGAGGCGATGAACAGCCTCAGTGGTGGACAACGACAGTTGGCGTGGATCGCCATGGTGCTGGCACAGGAAACCGACGTCCTCCTGCTCGACGAACCGACGACGTATCTCGATTTGCGCCACCAGTTGCGCGTCCTCGAAGTCGTCCAAACCCTCGCCCGCGACGAGGATTTGACCATCGGCATCGTCCTCCACGACATCTCGCAAGCCGCGCGCTACGCCGACAACCTCGTCGCGCTACGGGACGGCGAACCGTACGACTGGGGACCGCCGGACGAAGTCGTCACTGAAGAACTCCTCGCCGACGTGTTCGGCGTCGAGGCGACGGTCGGACTCGGCCCCGACGGGCCGATAGTGAACCCACAGCAACCGCTCTGA
- a CDS encoding M24 family metallopeptidase, with protein sequence MSNAFAERTRRSQQRLETADADALVLFPSTNLFYVSGFDEHPAERHLFLFVPKDGDPAFVVPDMYGEQIAEESWVSDVRTWSDGDDPLSLVKDVADDFDLHGGRILVDDTMWALFTQDLRRALPDATFGLASEVLEPLRMRKDDAEIEALRTAGAVADRASVEIRELGEDAVGMTETELAAEIESRLADAGGDDPAFGTIVGSGPNGAKPHHGHGDRKIEYGDPVVLDFGAFVGGYPGDQTRTVVFAGDPPEEYERVHRAVLEAEQAGVEAAKPGVTAESVDRAAREVIESYGYGEEFIHRTGHGVGLDVHEGPYIVEGNELELEPGMVFSVEPGIYHPGEFGVRIEDLVVVTEDGCERLNDSPRTWQAL encoded by the coding sequence ATGTCGAACGCTTTCGCGGAACGAACTCGCCGGAGTCAACAGCGATTGGAGACGGCCGATGCGGACGCACTCGTCCTCTTTCCCAGCACGAACCTGTTCTACGTCTCCGGGTTCGATGAACACCCCGCCGAACGACACCTCTTCCTGTTCGTCCCGAAGGACGGCGACCCCGCCTTCGTCGTCCCCGATATGTACGGCGAGCAGATAGCCGAGGAGTCGTGGGTCTCCGACGTGCGGACGTGGAGCGACGGCGACGACCCGCTCTCCCTCGTGAAAGACGTCGCCGACGACTTCGACCTCCACGGCGGCCGTATCCTCGTGGACGACACGATGTGGGCGCTGTTCACCCAGGACCTCCGCCGCGCGCTCCCCGACGCGACCTTCGGACTGGCGAGCGAGGTGCTCGAACCGCTCCGCATGCGCAAGGACGACGCCGAAATCGAGGCGCTGCGGACGGCTGGCGCGGTCGCGGACCGCGCCAGTGTCGAAATCCGGGAACTCGGCGAGGACGCCGTCGGCATGACCGAAACCGAACTCGCGGCCGAAATCGAGTCTAGACTCGCCGACGCGGGCGGCGACGACCCCGCCTTCGGCACCATCGTCGGGTCCGGCCCGAACGGTGCGAAACCCCACCACGGTCACGGCGACCGGAAAATAGAGTACGGCGACCCCGTGGTCCTCGACTTCGGCGCGTTCGTCGGCGGCTACCCCGGCGACCAGACCCGAACCGTCGTGTTCGCCGGTGACCCGCCGGAGGAGTACGAACGGGTTCATCGGGCCGTCCTCGAAGCAGAACAGGCGGGCGTCGAAGCCGCGAAGCCAGGCGTCACCGCCGAGTCGGTGGACCGCGCGGCCCGCGAGGTCATCGAGTCTTACGGCTACGGCGAGGAGTTCATCCACCGGACGGGCCACGGCGTCGGCTTGGACGTCCACGAAGGGCCGTACATCGTCGAGGGCAACGAGTTGGAACTCGAACCCGGCATGGTGTTCAGCGTCGAACCCGGAATCTACCACCCCGGCGAGTTCGGCGTCCGAATCGAGGATTTGGTCGTCGTCACGGAGGACGGTTGTGAGCGCCTGAACGACTCGCCGCGGACGTGGCAGGCGCTCTGA
- a CDS encoding P-II family nitrogen regulator, translating to MSADSGIEMVVAIIRPARLENVKRALVEAGAPSLTVTNVSGRGSQPATKSQWRGEEYVVDLHQKVKIECVVADTPAEDVVEAIREAACTGEPGDGKIFVLPVSDACQVRTGKRGPDAV from the coding sequence ATGAGCGCCGACTCCGGAATCGAGATGGTCGTGGCCATCATTCGCCCCGCTCGACTGGAGAACGTCAAGCGAGCGCTGGTCGAAGCCGGTGCGCCGAGTCTGACCGTCACGAACGTCTCTGGGCGGGGTAGCCAACCCGCGACGAAGAGCCAATGGCGCGGCGAGGAGTACGTCGTGGACCTCCACCAGAAGGTCAAAATCGAGTGCGTCGTCGCCGACACCCCCGCCGAGGACGTCGTGGAAGCCATCCGCGAGGCCGCCTGTACCGGCGAACCCGGCGACGGGAAGATATTCGTTCTCCCCGTCAGCGACGCCTGTCAGGTCCGAACCGGGAAACGCGGCCCGGACGCGGTGTAG